In Candida orthopsilosis Co 90-125, chromosome 4 draft sequence, a single genomic region encodes these proteins:
- a CDS encoding Rrb1 protein (S. cerevisiae homolog RRB1 has role ribosome biogenesis and localizes to nucleolus) has product MSKRAADEDLNGQNVSRAIKSSEASLPTSVQNEPSVDDMDVGEFEDPYGDDFESDEEIIELDEQEDDDENMDEEAANRKIEELERREREQQQESESAIYLPHKSRPLGPDEVLEADPTVYEMLHNVNLPWPCLTVDILPDNLGNERRTYPATVYLATATQAAKSKDNELIAMKASGLAKTLVKDDNEEDDNEEDDDDMDSDPILDTDTISLKHTSNRIRVNPHSQQTGEYLTATMSENGDVYIFDLASQFKAFDTPGFVIPKSSKRPIHTVRAHGNVEGYGLDWSPLINTGALLTGDVSGRVHLTTRTASSWVTDKTPFFASQSSIEDIQWSTGENTVFSTAGCDGYVRIWDTRSKKHKPALSVKASNSDVNVISWCSKINHLLASGHDDGTWSVWDLRNFTQPNPSPVANYDFHKSPVTSVSFNPLDESIIAVSSEDNTVTLWDLAVEADDEEISQQRKELKELHDIPPQLLFVHWQKDVKDVRWHQQIPGCLVSTGGDGLNIWKTISV; this is encoded by the coding sequence ATGTCAAAGAGAGCTGCTGATGAGGACCTCAATGGTCAAAACGTTTCAAGAGCAATTAAGTCATCTGAAGCCTCACTTCCTACCTCTGTCCAAAATGAACcatcagttgatgatatggACGTTGGAGAATTTGAAGATCCAtatggtgatgattttgaaagtgaCGAGGAAATCATCGAATTAGACGAACAAGAGGATGACGATGAAAACATGGACGAAGAAGCTGCTAACAGGAAAATTGAGGAGCTTGAAAGGAGGGAGCGGGAGCAACAACAGGAACTGGAATCTGCAATTTACTTGCCTCACAAATCCAGGCCCTTGGGTCCAGACGAAGTGTTGGAAGCAGATCCTACTGTTTACGAAATGTTGCATAATGTAAACTTGCCTTGGCCATGTTTAACCGTCGATATTTTGCCAGATAACTTGGGTAATGAAAGACGTACCTATCCTGCTACAGTGTACTTGGCAACTGCGACCCAAGCGGCTAAATCCAAAGACAACGAACTAATAGCCATGAAGGCATCAGGCTTGGCCAAAACCTTAGTCAAAGATGACAACGAAGAAGATgacaatgaagaagatgatgatgatatggATTCAGATCCTATATTAGACACGGACACAATCTCATTAAAACACACAAGCAACAGAATTAGAGTCAACCCACACTCACAACAAACTGGTGAATATCTCACAGCAACAATGTCAGAGAATGGTGATGTTTACATCTTTGATTTGGCATCTCAATTCAAAGCATTCGATACCCCAGGTTTTGTTATCCCTAAATCATCTAAAAGACCAATTCACACTGTTCGTGCTCACGGAAATGTTGAAGGATACGGTTTGGACTGGTCTCCATTAATAAATACAGGTGCTTTATTGACAGGTGATGTGAGTGGAAGAGTGCATTTAACTACCAGAACAGCATCAAGTTGGGTAACTGATAAGACTCCTTTTTTTGCTTcacaatcatcaatagaAGACATACAATGGTCAACTGGAGAAAACACCGTCTTTTCAACTGCAGGATGTGACGGTTACGTCAGGATATGGGATACAAGATCGAAAAAGCACAAGCCTGCTTTATCTGTCAAAGCATCCAATTCGGACGTCAATGTTATATCATGGTGCTCCAAGATTAATCACTTACTAGCGTCCGGACACGATGATGGTACATGGAGCGTTTGGGATTTGAGGAATTTCACACAACCAAACCCATCGCCGGTAGCTAATTACGATTTCCACAAATCCCCAGTCACTTCTGTATCTTTCAATCCATTGGACGAGTCAATCATTGCTGTTAGTTCTGAAGATAATACCGTTACTTTATGGGACTTGGCTGTCGAGGCGGATGACGAAGAGATTTCGCAGCAAAGAAAAGAACTTAAAGAGTTACATGACATACCACCACAATTGTTATTTGTTCATTGGCAAAAAGATGTAAAAGATGTCAGGTGGCACCAACAAATTCCCGGGTGTTTGGTTTCCACAGGAGGAGACGGattgaatatttggaaaacaatttcTGTATAG
- a CDS encoding Prp6 protein (S. cerevisiae homolog PRP6 has role nuclear mRNA splicing, via spliceosome and localizes to U4/U6 x U5 tri-snRNP complex) — MNNNKFAFLDQEPPPGYVAGVGRGAVGFSTVKNTRNKNSQTEDTDDNENNANQDVNESGLLVSQSKRDEGDEEADRIFEEIENRLKSRRKHNTVIKVPTDDELSLKSRFSDLKRDLTSLTEEEWLSLPEAGDMTRKNKRSRILEQQSQRLYTAPDSILAKGVGIESNESMSKAEKEDFLTAQLDNIVANKNGNDSKVLENTILSSNGADRDAKFADLKKGRLILSSLRKTEPYRPSSWIQSARLEEQAKNFNKARELISQGCKTIPGAEEVWIENVRINMNDIEYAKAIVKEGLKYCKSSVNLWMKAIELEVEKKSKKRMIMRALEDLPRGDQLWKLLIDIEDDEDVVQKLLTKAIDLCPATWEFWIALVNLSTYEDAKKYLNRARKTLRGDVKVWIAACKLEERENPDIPEAKIRKLTDKAVNENPKVSRSEWFDIATKATEEGFPKTGREVVSSYLKSSSITTEELLVEAEDQARNSHLVVMNSIANYLVHLDLTDVNFWQRLMNTARMYSDTEKLLEYYSTAISKNPDSVLLYLMYAKDAWKVVDNVTKARDILHHADSRFDDDSIKFARIKLEFNTGNLDRAELICQNIIEKEPKRNVKYWYKYIHILRCKGESSEKVLMLSSQALNLFPQNWKLHMQHVQICMEDMENLKFAREAAAISVKKCPDSTKLWITYSSIEEKLGVLIKARSILDTASLTIPNSVEIAVAHVELEKRQKNIKTAINLANKNLKQFPSNAYVWYQHLSLIPKMSLRKPEFVNALQKTDNSPEILLYLGVLFWKDGKFVKAKSWLDRSLNADSTNGGTWAWLYTYWKHNGNDDNMSSFLDDFNAKFDDIKKGNTFKEVQKDPKNYQMPHRELLESVSSKLLKS, encoded by the coding sequence ATGAACAATAACAAGTTTGCATTTTTAGACCAAGAGCCACCTCCAGGATACGTGGCAGGTGTTGGTAGAGGTGCTGTGGGGTTCAGTACTGTCAAAAACACTCGTAATAAGAATTCTCAAACGGAGGACACAGATGATAATGAGAATAATGCTAATCAAGATGTAAATGAAAGTGGATTGTTAGTATCCCAATCAAAAAGAGATGAAGGAGATGAAGAGGCTGATCGCATAtttgaggaaattgaaaacagaTTAAAGTCTCGTCGAAAGCACAATACAGTGATAAAAGTCCCAACCGATGATGAGCTATCCCTAAAGTCACGGTTTTCAGACTTGAAACGCGATTTGACGTCTCTAACGGAAGAGGAATGGCTACTGTTACCTGAAGCTGGAGATATGACGAGGAAAAATAAGCGACTGCGAATACTAGAGCAGCAACTGCAGAGACTTTATACCGCCCCCGATCTGATTCTAGCGAAGGGAGTGGGGATTGAACTGAACGAGTCCATGTCAAAAGCAGAAAAAGAGGATTTTTTGACTGCTCAATTGGACAATATTGTCGCAAATAAGAATGGAAACGATTCCaaagttttggaaaatacaattttgaGTTCAAATGGTGCTGATAGAGATGCAAAATTCGCCGACTTGAAAAAAGGTCGCTTGATACTTTCTTCGTTACGAAAAACAGAACCATACCGACCAAGCTCTTGGATTCAATCTGCAAGATTGGAAGAGCAAGCAaaaaacttcaacaagGCAAGAGAATTGATTCTGCAGGGATGTAAAACGATACCTGGAGCGGAAGAGGTTTGGATAGAGAATGTGAGAATCAATATGAATGACATTGAATATGCGAAAGCTATTGTGAAAGAAGGGTTAAAGTACTGTAAGAGTTCTGTGAATTTATGGATGAAAGCGATCGAATTGGAAGTGGAAAAGAAGTCAAAAAAGAGGATGATCATGAGAGCGTTAGAGGATCTTCCGCGAGGAGATCAACTATGGAAGCTCTTGATTGATATagaagatgatgaggatgttGTTCAAAAGTTGCTAACAAAAGCCATTGATCTTTGTCCAGCAACGTGGGAATTTTGGATAGCATTGGTGAATTTATCTACGTACGAAGACGCAAAAAAGTATTTAAACAGAGCAAGAAAGACTCTTCGCGGTGATGTAAAAGTTTGGATTGCAGCTTGTAAATTGGAGGAACGAGAAAATCCTGATATCCCTGAAGCTAAGATACGAAAGTTAACGGACAAGGCGGTAAATGAAAACCCTAAAGTACTGAGATCAGAGTGGTTTGATATAGCGACAAAAGCAACAGAGGAAGGTTTTCCTAAAACAGGCAGAGAGGTTGTTTCAAGTTATTTGAAGTCCCTGAGTATTACTACAGAGGAATTGCTCGTTGAAGCAGAAGATCAAGCCAGGAATAGTCATTTAGTGGTCATGAACTCTATAGCAAACTACTTGGtgcatttggatttgacTGACGTCAATTTCTGGCAAAGGCTTATGAATACGGCTAGAATGTATCTGGATACAGAAAAATTACTCGAATATTACTCAACAGCAATACTGAAGAACCCGGATTCCGTGTTATTATACTTAATGTACGCTAAAGATGCATGGAAGGTTGTTGACAACGTCACTAAAGCTCGTGATATTCTACATCATGCTGATAGTAGATTCGACGACGACCTGATTAAATTTGCAAGGATCAAACTTGAGTTCAACACAGGGAACCTTGACCGAGCTGAATTGATTTGCCAAAatatcattgaaaaagaacCAAAAAGGAATGTTAAGTACTGGTACAAATATATACACATTTTGCGATGCAAGGGAGAACTGTCGGAAAAGGTTTTAATGCTCTCCAGTCAAGCATTGAATCTATTTCCTCAAAACTGGAAACTTCATATGCAACATGTTCAGATATGTATGGAGGATATGGAAAATCTCAAATTCGCAAGGGAGGCTGCCGCTATATCAGTCAAAAAATGTCCCGATTCTACAAAATTGTGGATTACCTACTCATCAATAGAGGAGAAATTGGGTGTTCTCATCAAGGCAAGATCCATACTAGATACCGCGTCTTtaacaattccaaattcaGTAGAAATAGCTGTGGCTCATGTCGAACTTGAAAAACGACAAAAGAATATCAAGACCGCAATCAATTTAGCCAACAAAAACTTGAAACAGTTTCCTTCCAATGCTTATGTTTGGTATCAACATCTTTCACTTATACCGAAAATGTCACTCCGAAAACCTGAGTTTGTCAATGCATTACAAAAGACTGATAATTCTCCAGAAATTTTGCTTTACTTGggtgttttgttttggaaagatGGGAAGTTTGTTAAAGCAAAGTCATGGCTTGACAGAAGTTTGAATGCGGATTCTACAAATGGGGGGACATGGGCGTGGTTATACACTTACTGGAAGCATAACGGTAACGATGATAATATGTCATCATTTTTGGATGACTTCAATGCCAAATTCGACGATATTAAAAAAGGCAACACATTCAAAGAGGTTCAGAAAGATCCAAAGAATTACCAGATGCCACACAGAGAGCTTTTGGAACTGGTGTCCTCAAAATTGTTAAAATCGTAA
- a CDS encoding Mad1 protein (S. cerevisiae homolog MAD1 has role mitotic cell cycle spindle assembly checkpoint, nucleocytoplasmic transport, mitotic cell cycle G2/M transition decatenation checkpoint and localizes to pore, kinetochore) gives MTNPTSSPFVESPSIQNDVLKDYATDTSKLDSKIHVSKLEFQIQTLKTEKELWAKERRSIVSQYEDNIKQKNKEIEELKLNIDFVYKENEQLGSKFDNSSDISQVRLNELNQKYKDLKSRNSKLESDYRSLVDKNDRLIRKHKQVTADWNTQIKVNDELSNELKVRDQAIQTLQESNEELVAKSEQYTELFKNDESLFKNNQILMNKNTSLQKTNNQLQLKIDQLLQKSTSIELLKQKNMSLSKTQDQLEELKCKYQKLEVEKLEIEAKYNDYFQNLERTIVDDDNYNPEEPEVTKSLKVQNFIDKFRELQAQNLALKEKYDAKTMESNELKQELEDVSRSIEQEYLPLIQKGQAKNEDSSYRISELEREKTLFTAEIEHLRKSLKDLEEILNSRDESKHQNNTMQQYITNLENLVDQYKRKLDEQSKMSVSTAPQIGEKRQRSEDKSFRQTATDLEKENMHLLSTVKKLELSNSQLKQKLGSLELIKQKQESYKVLELKNSLLSKDQFVKRATLDTLRKENEALIDRYVNHRPSTDLIPKALFARQEDDKAALQSQVDVLTKRISRLRDVYTQKSRDILITISRYFGYSIEFLPSTIRPDELSSRLKLSSKLIPKDKNSYLILDIDNKSLKAFGDYEFKSLCEELANEWVSKNQFPCMLSALNLKLYEAAKST, from the coding sequence atgaccAATCCAACATCGTCGCCATTTGTTGAGTCGccatcaattcaaaatgatGTGCTTAAAGACTATGCTACTGATACCTCAAAGCTTGACTCCAAAATCCACGTCTCCAAGCtagaatttcaaatacaaacatTAAAAACTGAGAAGGAACTATGGGCAAAGGAGAGGCGATCGATTGTATCACAATATGAGGATAATATTAAgcaaaagaacaaagaaataGAGGAGTTGAAGCTAAATATAGATTTTGTATACAAAGAGAATGAACAATTGGGATCCAAGTTCGACAATTCAAGCGACATTTCACAGGTTCGATTGAATGAGTTGAATCAAAAGTATAAGGATTTGAAATCTCGGAATAGCAAATTGGAGTCCGACTACCGTAGCTTAGTTGATAAGAACGACAGGTTGATTAGAAAGCACAAACAAGTGACGGCTGATTGGAACACTCAAATCAAGGTTAATGATGAGTTGagtaatgaattgaaagtaCGAGACCAGGCCATCCAAACATTGCAGGAATCAAATGAGGAACTTGTTGCGAAACTGGAACAGTACACCgaacttttcaaaaatgatgaatcgttgttcaaaaataatcaaattcttATGAACAAGAATACAAGCTTGCAAAAGACAAACAACCAACTTCAACtaaaaattgatcaactcTTACAGAAACtgacatcaattgaattgttgaagcagAAAAATATGAGCTTGTCAAAGACCCAGGACCAATTAGAGGAGTTAAAGTGTAAGTACCAGAAGTTGGAGGTAGAGAAACTTGAAATAGAGGCTAAATACAATGATTACTTTCAAAACTTAGAGAGAactattgttgatgatgataattaTAACCCAGAGGAGCCAGAAGtgacaaaatcattgaaggTACAGAATTTCATAGACAAGTTCAGAGAGCTACAAGCACAGAATTTGgcattgaaagaaaaatacGATGCCAAGACTATGGAATCGAATGAATTGAAGCAAGAACTAGAAGACGTTTCGAGACTGATAGAGCAAGAGTATCTACCATTGATACAAAAAGGTCAGGCAAAAAACGAGGACTCCTCTTACCGAATATCAGAGTTGGAAAGAGAGAAAACGTTGTTCACCGCAGAGATTGAACATTTGAGAAAACTGTTGAAAGACTTggaagaaattttgaactCCAGAGATGAATCAAAGCATCAAAACAACACCATGCAGCAGTATATcacaaatttggaaaatttagTAGATCAATACAAACGTAAGTTGGATGAGCAAAGTAAGATGCTGGTATCAACAGCACCACAGATTGGTGAAAAGAGGCAACGTTCCGAAGACAAAAGCTTTCGTCAAACAGCTACGGACTTGGAGAAGGAAAATATGCATTTGTTATCAACtgtcaaaaaattggagCTTTCCAATTcccaattgaaacaaaaattagGCTCTTTGGAActcatcaaacaaaagcaagaaTCGTATAAGGTTCTCGAATTAAAGAACAGTTTGCTATCAAAGGACCAATTTGTGAAACGAGCAACACTTGATACGCTACGAAAAGAGAATGAAGCTTTAATAGATAGGTATGTGAATCATCGGCCCAGCACTGACCTTATCCCAAAAGCTTTATTCGCAAGACAGGAGGATGATAAAGCAGCATTGCAATCACAAGTGGATGTGTTAACTAAAAGAATAAGCCGATTAAGAGATGTTTACACACAAAAATCTAGAGACATCCTCATCACTATATCCAGATATTTTGGCTACTCAATCGAGTTTTTACCTAGCACCATTCGACCAGATGAACTTTCATCTAGATTAAAATTGTCGTCAAAACTTATTCCAAAGGATAAAAACTCGTATTTAATACTTGATATAGATaacaaatctttgaaagCGTTTGGAGATTATGAGTTCAAATCACTTTGTGAGGAGTTGGCCAATGAGTGGgtttcaaagaatcaatttccTTGTATGTTGAGTGCGTTGAATCTTAAATTATATGAAGCTGCAAAGTCTACATAG
- a CDS encoding Mms2 protein (S. cerevisiae homolog MMS2 has ubiquitin-protein ligase activity and has role in postreplication repair, free ubiquitin chain polymerization, protein polyubiquitination): protein MSKIPRNFKLLEELEKGEKGLGAESISYGLTNQDDITMTYWNGTIIGPPHSNHENRIYSLKIVCDENYPDKPPKVQFISKINLPCVDSSGNVVVSEFDTLKNWKRSYTMETVLLELRKSMASPNNKKLPQPEEGSTY, encoded by the exons ATGTCTAAAAT CCCtagaaatttcaaattgttggagGAATTAGAAAAAGGTGAAAAAGGTCTTGGTGCCGAGTCCATTTCTTATGGCTTAACGAATCAAGATGATATAACAATGACGTACTGGAATGGAACTATTATTGGCCCACCACATTCCAACCACGAGAATAGGATATACTCCTTGAAAATCGTATGTGATGAGAACTATCCTGACAAACCACCCAAAGTTCAATTCATCAGCAAGATTAATTTACCATGTGTGGACTCAAGTGGAAATGTCGTAGTATCTGAATTTGatactttgaaaaactGGAAAAGATCATACACCATGGAGACTGTGTTGTTAGAGTTAAGAAAAAGCATGGCTTCACCAAATAACAAGAAATTACCACAACCAGAGGAGGGATCTACTTATTGA